A section of the Xiphias gladius isolate SHS-SW01 ecotype Sanya breed wild chromosome 8, ASM1685928v1, whole genome shotgun sequence genome encodes:
- the LOC120793818 gene encoding F-box/LRR-repeat protein 14-like, translating to MFEMETHISCLFPEILAIIFSYLDVKDKGRVAQVCAAWRDASYHKSVWRGVEAKLHLRRANPSLFPSLQTRGIKKVQILSLRRSLSYVIQGMPHIESLNLCGCFNLTDNGLGHAFVQDIPSLRVLNLSLCKQITDSSLGRIAQYLKNLEVLELGGCSNITNTGLLLIAWGLHRLKSLNLRSCRHVSDVGIGHLSGMTRSAAEGCLSLEKLTLQDCQKLTDLSLKHVSKGLNKLKVLNLSFCGGISDAGMIHLSHMTHLCSLNLRSCDNISDTGIMHLAMGSLRLSGLDVSFCDKIGDQSLAYIAQGLYQLKSLSLCSCHISDDGINRMVRQMHELKTLNIGQCVRITDKGLELIADHLTQLTGIDLYGCTKITKRGLERITQLPCLKVLNLGLWQMTESEKVR from the coding sequence ATGTTTGAAATGGAGACACACATATCGTGCCTTTTCCCGGAGATCCTCGCCATTATTTTCAGTTATCTGGACGTTAAAGACAAAGGAAGAGTAGCCCAAGTGTGCGCGGCCTGGAGAGACGCGTCCTACCACAAGTCGGTGTGGAGGGGGGTGGAAGCCAAGCTCCATCTACGGCGAGCTAACCCGTCTCTGTTCCCCAGCCTGCAGACCAGAGGGATCAAAAAAGTTCAGATTCTCAGTCTGAGGCGAAGTCTGAGCTACGTGATTCAAGGGATGCCGCACATCGAAAGCCTTAATCTGTGTGGGTGCTTCAACCTCACAGACAACGGACTCGGACATGCCTTTGTGCAGGACATCCCATCACTGCGGGTGCTGAACCTTAGCCTTTGTAAACAGATCACAGACTCCAGCCTGGGCAGGATTGCCCAGTACCTCAAAAACCTGGAGGTGCTTGAACTCGGGGGATGCAGCAACATCACAAATACAGGCCTGTTGCTCATTGCCTGGGGCTTGCACAGACTCAAGAGCCTTAACCTGCGCAGCTGCAGGCATGTGTCCGATGTGGGCATCGGTCACCTGTCTGGCATGACCCGCAGTGCTGCGGAGGGCTGTCTGTCTCTGGAGAAGCTAACCTTGCAGGACTGCCAGAAGCTGACCGATCTTTCTCTTAAACATGTCTCAAAGGGGCTAAACAAGCTCAAAGTGCTTAACCTCAGCTTCTGTGGAGGGATCTCAGATGCAGGGATGATCCACCTGTCACATATGACCCACCTGTGCAGCCTGAACCTGCGGTCCTGTGATAACATCAGTGACACGGGGATAATGCATCTGGCCATGGGCTCCCTCCGCCTGTCTGGACTCGACGTCTCCTTCTGTGATAAGATCGGGGACCAGAGCCTGGCATACATCGCCCAGGGCTTGTATCAGCTCaagtccctctctctctgttcctgcCATATCAGTGATGATGGCATTAACAGGATGGTGCGCCAGATGCACGAACTGAAGACTCTGAACATTGGGCAGTGTGTGAGAATCACAGACAAAGGGTTGGAGTTGATAGCTGACCACCTGACCCAGCTGACGGGAATTGATCTGTATGGTTGTACTAAGATCACCAAGAGGGGTCTGGAGAGGATAACACAGCTCCCGTGCCTTAAAGTTTTAAACCTGGGACTGTGGCAGATGACTGAGAGTGAGAAAGTGAGGTGA